ATTCTGCAGGTAACTCAGCTTTTTACCTTTCTCTACAATGCATTTGGATCCATTAAATCAATAGCCTGtgcttttttttaattgtttctgaACATCTCATCTCTGCTTCTCTTACAGCCTATGCTTCTAGAGCTGGGAAAGCAGAATCCACAACTTCTGAGGCTAATTCAAGAGAACCAAGCCGAATTTGTTCAGTTACTCAACGAGCCCTACGAAGGATCTGACGGGTGAGTACTCTAATAAAGTCTGCAGATCGTTTTCTTGGCTTGGCCACTGGGTGTGGATGATGATTAACAAAGCAATCACGTCTATATTATGATCCGATCCCATGACTCTAACACACTGTGCAAAACTGTCAGGGAAATGGATGTTTTCGACCAACCCGAGCAAGAGACACCCCATGCAGTGAACGTTACACCTGCAGAGCAAGAAGCGATTCAGCGGGTACATAACAGTTCTTATTACCGTTATTAACAATCCGAAACATCATTTTTCCTGAACCCTTCTaacttttcattttaattgatCAGCTTGAGGCAATGGGATTTGATAGAGCATTAGTGATAGAAGCCTTCCTTGCGTGTGACCGTAACGAGGAATTGGCTGCAAACTATCTGCTGGAGAACTCAGCTGATTTTGAAGACTGACTTCCCCAGCCCTTTTTTAACCAGTTCAGAGCAcaagaagaatttttttttttattcctcTACTCACATCTTTCATCTAAACCGAACCGTTCATTTTTAACTCTGCTCAGAATCTCAGATGATCATATCTTATTATTCTTAACCTCAGTCATATTTATCATAAAGAATAATTTGCTTCTCCACGTTTGCGTTTCACGTGATTTCCCCCTTGTCTTTGTTAGTGCAAAACCCATCATGCCCAAGTAAAAGCTTGAATCTATGAACTGTTGAGTCATTGATCTTTGTTGGAACCTTACTCGACCAGAAGACAACAAAGACGCGTGTTCGATTACAATTGGTAATTCTAGTTTTTGTTGCTATTATGTTACTGTTAAACTGATTTTtaaactgaaaaaataaaataaatgaactcACGTGCACCTCGTGGTCGTGCTGCAGAACTAAACAACGACCGATGTCCCTCTGATTGTTTTCACTTTCACCCCTCACTCACTAATTCTTTTGTCGAATAAAAAATGTCAACTTTATGCTTTATTGAATAGTCTTACGGAAGTGGAGTTAGTAAAACTTCGTGCTCTGGTCTCTGTTTAATTTTTGGCGTCTCTTTTCCAATAGAGAATCGTCAAAACAGCTTACGAGGTTTTTGATTGCTTTCTACGGTTTCATAAAGATGTGAACTTTGTCTTTCTTTCTCTCACAGTCTCTGATAGATTCTTAGCTCttgtttttggaaaaaaaaaagattgtagaTTTTTCTCTCCTGGTGTTCTCTGTTTTCAAAATGGGTCTGTGTAGTTCGAGAATTAATAAGGTCACGACGAGGAATGAAACTGAGAAAACAAGCGCCGCCACTACCACGGTGGAGAGACAAGGCTCCGGGGGGCGGCTACGGAGGGAGAAAGATTTAACTAGCGGCGGCGTAATCAATGAGGCTGAGCAGTTGGTGGGTCGGGTTGTTGGCAACGGTTCGAGTGAAAGTGCTTGTCTTTATACACAACAAGGCAACAAAGGAACTAACCAAGACACCATGGTTGTCTGGGAGGTTTGTTTCAGTTCTCTCCTTTAGGAAAAAGAGTTTCactttttagggtttttgatactactatttgaagttttcTTATATGGTTCATCGTTTTAAAGAGAGCTATTGATtctcatgttgttgttgttgcagttaTAAGCACTCTTGTTGTTGCTATTTATGTTCTTTGTTGTTTTGAAGGTTTAGAAGCAACCTTTGATACTGCTTTTGTTTCCAATTTCAGAATTTCTGTTCAAGAAGGGATACAGTGTTATGCGGTGTATTCGATGGACATGGTCCGTTTGGTCATATGGTTGCAAAGAGAGTCCGAGACATGTTACCTTTCACTTTATCAACCCAACTGAAAAAGATTTCAGGGAGGGTCCTCGAGCCTACTActtgcaaagaagaagaagaagagcaatgGTGTGAGTTACAGCCAAGTGAGAAAGACGAGAAGCTACCACTTCCCGAAATGTATCTCCCGCTGAAACGAGCGTTGCTCAAGACTTGCCAACAGATGGATAAAGAGTTAAAAATGCATCCAACTATCAACTGTTTCTGCAGCGGAACAACTTCTGTTACCGTCATCAAACAGGTGAAAATTCCGGTCAACTGGCTATTTAATACTCTCATCGCTCTGTACATTAACTTCTCTCTTGGTTATATAAGGGTAAGGATCTGGTGGTGGGGAATATTGGTGACTCGAGGGCTGTTCTTGCGACAAGAGACGAAGACAATGCTCTCATGGCTGTACAGTTAACCATAGACTTAAAACCTGATTTGccaagtatatatatacatgtctCTTCCCTTAAATGTTGTCACAGTTGATCATCTTGGAAACACACTTTTAACTTTCTTCTCTATGTACATGACACTACATCAGGTGAATCTGCAAGAATCCAGAAATGTAAAGGTAGAGTGTTTGCCTTACAAGATGAGCCTGAGGTTGCACGTGTGTGGTTACCAAACAGCGATTCACCTGGTCTGGCAATGGCTCGAGCTTTTGGTGACTTCTGTCTTAAAGATTACGGTCTAATCTCTGTTCCGGATATCAACTACCGCCGTCTCACTGAAAGAGATCAGTTCATTATTCTAGCCACAGATGGGGTAAcattactcttcttcttcttcttctccttcttcttcttcttcttgtggtTTCAAAACCTGTGTAGCTAAATCTGTTTGTGCTAGGTCTGGGATGTTTTGTCGAACAAAGAGGCTGTTGATATTGTGGCTTCAGCTCCAAGTCGAAGCACTGCAGCTCGTGCTTTAGTATGCACTGCTGTTCGAGCGTGGAGGCTCAAGTATCCTACTTCCAAGAACGATGACTGCGCTGTAGTATGTCTCTTTCTCGAAGATTCCTCGGCGGAAGCATCCATGGAAGCTTCGGAAACCGTTGTTCATTCACGCAAAGAGTCTATAGAGAGTGTCACCATCACATCAAGCAAAGAtggagagaagaaagaagaggctTTACCAGAGACCGATGAGATTGTACCTGTTTTAGAGATCAAGGAAGAAAAAACGTCTGAGAGGATTGAGTCCAAGAAGACAACACTTGCCGAATGTATATCTGTCAAGGATGATGAAGAGTGGTCGGCGTTGGAAGGCTTGACAAGAGTCAACAGTCTCTTGAGCATTCCTAGGTTCTTGTCTGGTGAGCTAAGATCAGGTAGCTGGAGAAAATGGTTGTGAGTATGCATGCAACACTCAGAGAAGtgatcaaacaaacaaacaaacaatcacTGATTTTCATTTCATGAttggttttttcttttccaatgATGACATTAAAATCAGTGTTAGCAAATGTCACAGACGAGTTTATTGTGGAAGATGTCTTTTAGATATACGTTTGTGTCTCTCTGCGTTTTACTAACAAGCTCTATGATATTTTATGATGACAACAACCATGAAAACTGAAAACTGAACACATAATATATACTTTATTTAAGGTTCTCACAACagaagagaaaatgaaaagCACAAACGTGGAATCAGTAGATATAACTAGAGATGTTAAATGGGCGGGCTATAAATGGGCGGCCCATGTCCAAATTGATATGGTCTGAAATGGACATGCTCATTTTGACCCAGTAACTAAATTTTGTCCACATGGACGAGCCCAATTATAACATGGGCAATATTGGGTTTATCCACTTGGACAATGGGCAGCCCAATCTATAGCTGTGTCTGCTGCAAGTTCCACTCTTGCCCAAGAACAACCGCCGTAAGTATTATTCTTTGACATAAGAGGCTTCGTTGAGGGAAAACAAAAAATGATCTTCTTTAAGATAAGTTAActcaatttgtatttttattgtatatgtATAGGGCACAAAGTGACACCCATGTTCAGACTCCGTCAACTTTAGTCAGTGGCAGTAGTGTTGAGCAAAGGGTTCAACAAATAATGGAAATGGGAGGAGGCAGCTGGGACGAAGAGACAGTTATTCGTGCACTTCGTGCAGCGTATTATGAGACAGCAGGTATGAGTAAGATAGATAAATCCAAACTAGGAGCTAACCGTTAGCCCTAAGTAAGGTGACACTAGCCTAGAAGGAGATTATGAGATAGGAAAATCACCTCGAAGGTTCTAGTCTCGTGAATGATAAAACAGAGAGTTTATGAGATTTGGAAATGATAATGTTATTGATAAATTTTCTTCTGCAAATGCAGGTAGTACATATAGAAAGAAGCTAGGAAACGACAAAGCTCACTAACGGTCTACACATGACCTTGTGATGACTAAAAAGCAAAAAGCAAAAGATAAAGTTGCGGATCCTAACGGATGGATAAGGTGTCATGGATGACTCATCCGATGACAATACTCCCTTCTTCAGATTAACCTTGTCCTCAAGGATTGAAGAGAGGAAACTTGGTGGCGAAGTCATGATAGAACTCCCAAGTGGCTGTATCAGGTGACTCTCCTTTCCACTGCACGAGTACTTTAGTAGCTGCAGCATTACGTCGCTTGACCGTTTTGGTTTCCAGGATTGCTTCCGGTTCTTTGGCATTGCCAAGATCAAGCCAGTACTGGGGGACAGCAGGCGT
The Raphanus sativus cultivar WK10039 chromosome 1, ASM80110v3, whole genome shotgun sequence DNA segment above includes these coding regions:
- the LOC108815109 gene encoding probable protein phosphatase 2C 6 — encoded protein: MGLCSSRINKVTTRNETEKTSAATTTVERQGSGGRLRREKDLTSGGVINEAEQLVGRVVGNGSSESACLYTQQGNKGTNQDTMVVWENFCSRRDTVLCGVFDGHGPFGHMVAKRVRDMLPFTLSTQLKKISGRVLEPTTCKEEEEEQWCELQPSEKDEKLPLPEMYLPLKRALLKTCQQMDKELKMHPTINCFCSGTTSVTVIKQGKDLVVGNIGDSRAVLATRDEDNALMAVQLTIDLKPDLPSESARIQKCKGRVFALQDEPEVARVWLPNSDSPGLAMARAFGDFCLKDYGLISVPDINYRRLTERDQFIILATDGVWDVLSNKEAVDIVASAPSRSTAARALVCTAVRAWRLKYPTSKNDDCAVVCLFLEDSSAEASMEASETVVHSRKESIESVTITSSKDGEKKEEALPETDEIVPVLEIKEEKTSERIESKKTTLAECISVKDDEEWSALEGLTRVNSLLSIPRFLSGELRSGSWRKWL